A window from Chaetodon trifascialis isolate fChaTrf1 chromosome 5, fChaTrf1.hap1, whole genome shotgun sequence encodes these proteins:
- the fosl1a gene encoding fos-related antigen 1a, whose translation MYRNFGSQGRGNPAYTGSVSGSNSVSLAGTSTSTTQQEQKFTMAGTSQFVPSLNAITTNQDLQWLVQPSLMHPPGPSRSPVPPYPTLSGVRPLGPQPSHSHLLRPGVIRAAANTTASTRRRIDEHLSHEELERRRIRRERNKLAAAKCRNRRRELTDTLQKETDQLEDEKSRLQKEITQLQKEKDKLELVLEAHRPICKIEDSDSDSDPNPSVSSLGSIKMEPVVSRRPGPSTKLPAKMEKPKPKITIPSKSMSSSASAVATESESLHTPVLTSTPSLTPFTAAMVFTYPTAPLDAGTSTTSHAASHQESIPQHHAPQPCGIAHRRSSSSGDQSDHSLHSPTILTL comes from the exons ATGTATCGAAACTTTGGGAGTCAAGGAAGAGGCAACCCGGCGTACACTGGCAGCGTCTCTGGGTCAAACTCTGTGTCCCTGGCAGGCACCAGCACCTCAACTACACAACAGGAACAG AAATTTACAATGGCTGGCACCAGTCAGTTTGTACCAAGCCTCAATGCCATCACAACCAACCAGGATCTACAGTGGTTGGTCCAGCCCTCCCTCATGCATCCACCAGGCCCTTCCCGGTCTCCAGTTCCGCCTTACCCAACCCTGTCAGGGGTACGACCGCTGGGTCCACAGCCTTCCCACTCCCATCTTCTCAGACCAGGGGTCATAAGAGCAGCTGCCAACACTACTGCTTCAACGAGGCGCAGGATTGATGAACAT TTATCTCATGAAGAGTTGGAAAGACGCAGAATCAGAAGGGAGCGGAATAAACTGGCAGCAGCAAAATGTCGCAATCGCCGCAGAGAACTAACagacacactgcaaaaa GAGACTGACCAGCTGGAGGATGAAAAGTCCCGTTTACAGAAGGAAATAACTCAAttacaaaaggagaaagacaagCTGGAGCTGGTCCTGGAGGCACACCGTCCCATTTGTAAGATAGAGgactcagattcagattctGACCCGAATCCATCAGTTTCCTCTTTGGGAAGCATCAAAATGGAGCCAGTGGTCTCCAGGAGACCTGGGCCCTCAACCAAACTACCAGCGAAGATGGAGAAGCCCAAACCAAAGATAACTATCCCCAGCAAGTCTATGTCATCGTCTGCCTCTGCTGTTGCCACTGAATCAGAGTCACTCCACACCCCGGTTCTTACATCCACTCCCTCTCTCACGCCCTTCACAGCTGCTATGGTTTTCACCTATCCGACTGCCCCCTTAGACGCCGGCACCTCCACCACATCCCATGCTGCATCACACCAGGAAAGCATCCCACAGCATCATGCCCCACAGCCCTGTGGCATAGCTCAccgccgcagcagcagcagcggtgacCAATCGGATCACTCCCTGCACTCCCCGACCATCCTCACTCTGTGA
- the ccdc85b gene encoding coiled-coil domain-containing protein 85B — protein sequence MGSEGEIINRELSKMSDEDLLACSKEELVSRLRKEESDKISALIQRGRLIKEVNKQLQGHLLEIRELKVINQRLQEENVELRDLCCFLDDDRLKVKKLAREWQLFGHHAAKVMREDLGGYLKKLADLERMQDGLVKENLDLKELCLVLEEECVSRSDSSPGGSTELNLPCMVARDLGDGSSSTGSVGSPDQLHLVCSPDD from the coding sequence ATGGGTAGCGAAGGTGAGATCATAAACAGAGAACTGTCAAAGATGTCTGACGAGGATTTGCTGGCGTGCTCCAAAGAGGAGCTGGTGAGCCGGCTGCGTAAAGAGGAGTCGGATAAAATATCAGCTCTCATCCAGCGAGGACGGCTGATAAAAGAGGTAAATAAACAGCTACAGGGACACCTCCTTGAAATCAGGGAACTGAAAGTCATCAATCAGCGCCTGCAGGAGGAAAACGTGGAGCTGCGGGACCTGTGCTGCTTCCTGGACGACGACCGGCTCAAAGTGAAGAAGCTGGCCAGGGAATGGCAGCTGTTCGGGCATCACGCAGCCAAAGTGATGCGGGAGGACCTGGGCGGTTACTTGAAAAAGCTCGCAGACCTGGAGCGCATGCAGGACGGGCTGGTGAAGGAGAATTTGGACCTGAAGGAGCTGTGCCTGGTtctggaggaggagtgtgtCAGCAGGAGTGACTCCAGCCCCGGAGGCTCCACCGAGCTCAACCTGCCCTGCATGGTGGCCCGGGACCTGGGGGACGGAAGCTCGAGCACAGGCAGCGTGGGGAGCCCAGACCAGCTTCACCTGGTGTGCTCACCTGATGACTGA